In the Geobacter sp. FeAm09 genome, one interval contains:
- a CDS encoding amino acid ABC transporter ATP-binding protein, with product MQENSRLMIEARGVSKFYGSFQALKDVSFTVRDGEKVVIIGPSGSGKSTILRSINRLETIDRGTMIVDGMDVSDPKVDICKVREEIGMVFQSFNLFPHKTVLENLTLAQTVVRKRSRREAEEIALELLKKVGIAEKAAAYPAKLSGGQQQRVAIARSLAMNPKAILFDEPTSALDPEMIGEVLDVMKNLAREGMTMVVVTHEMGFAREVADRVIFMDHGQIVEEGTPEHFFTSPSHERAKLFLSQIL from the coding sequence ATGCAGGAAAATAGCCGACTTATGATAGAGGCGCGCGGTGTCTCCAAGTTCTACGGCTCGTTCCAGGCGCTGAAGGATGTCTCCTTCACGGTCCGGGACGGTGAAAAGGTGGTCATCATCGGCCCCAGCGGTTCGGGCAAGAGCACCATCCTGCGTTCCATCAACCGTCTGGAGACCATCGACCGGGGCACCATGATCGTGGACGGCATGGATGTCAGCGACCCGAAGGTGGATATCTGCAAGGTCCGGGAAGAGATCGGGATGGTGTTCCAGTCCTTCAACCTCTTCCCCCACAAGACCGTGCTGGAGAACCTGACCCTGGCCCAGACGGTCGTCCGCAAGCGCAGCCGGCGGGAAGCGGAAGAGATCGCCCTGGAGCTGCTCAAGAAGGTCGGCATCGCCGAGAAGGCGGCCGCCTATCCGGCCAAACTCTCCGGCGGCCAGCAGCAGCGGGTGGCCATTGCCCGCTCCCTTGCCATGAACCCCAAGGCGATCCTGTTCGACGAGCCGACCTCGGCCCTCGACCCGGAGATGATCGGCGAGGTGCTGGACGTCATGAAGAATCTGGCCCGGGAAGGGATGACCATGGTGGTGGTGACCCACGAGATGGGCTTTGCCCGCGAGGTGGCGGACCGGGTCATTTTCATGGACCACGGCCAGATCGTGGAGGAGGGGACGCCGGAGCATTTCTTCACCAGTCCCAGCCACGAGCGGGCCAAGCTGTTTTTGAGTCAAATACTGTAA
- a CDS encoding FadR/GntR family transcriptional regulator — translation MFRHVKQSRAYQDVVEQIQEGIIAGTLKPGSQLPAERELKEQFGVSRGTLREALRVLEQKGLIEIRTGVAGGSIIREVNSEQLSENLGLLIRNRTVSLRDLAEFREGMEGGVAALAAQRGREQDMALLKQLLAEAEEHLKEGRKGWDAFIRTDEMLHMALARMSGNQLFISVLESVYYNIHTYYENYLPRGKKILQENFGDLRAIVAAVTERDAEAARELAQGHVRRFNAYMEEKEA, via the coding sequence ATGTTCAGACATGTCAAACAGAGCCGGGCCTATCAGGATGTGGTCGAACAGATCCAGGAGGGCATCATCGCGGGCACGCTCAAACCGGGGAGCCAGCTCCCGGCCGAGCGGGAGCTGAAGGAGCAGTTCGGCGTCAGCCGGGGAACCCTGCGCGAGGCGTTGCGGGTGCTGGAGCAGAAGGGGCTGATCGAGATCCGCACCGGCGTGGCCGGGGGCTCCATCATCAGGGAGGTCAACAGCGAACAGTTAAGCGAGAACCTGGGGCTCTTGATCCGCAACCGGACGGTTTCCCTGCGCGACCTGGCCGAGTTCCGCGAGGGGATGGAGGGAGGCGTGGCGGCCCTGGCGGCCCAGCGGGGGCGGGAGCAGGACATGGCCCTCCTGAAGCAGCTTTTGGCCGAGGCCGAGGAGCACCTGAAGGAGGGGCGCAAGGGATGGGACGCCTTTATCCGCACCGACGAGATGCTCCACATGGCCCTGGCCCGCATGAGCGGCAACCAGCTCTTCATCTCCGTCCTGGAAAGCGTCTATTACAACATCCACACCTACTACGAGAATTATCTCCCCCGGGGGAAGAAGATACTCCAGGAGAATTTCGGCGATCTGCGGGCAATCGTGGCCGCCGTGACGGAACGGGATGCAGAGGCGGCACGGGAACTGGCCCAGGGGCACGTACGGCGTTTCAACGCCTACATGGAGGAGAAGGAGGCCTAG
- a CDS encoding ABC transporter substrate-binding protein gives MNFKKSAALLLAGVLALSVTAGCKKKEEAKTEAAPKAAGDTVKIGFLGALTGDVAMFGAPTLAGMKMAAEEINAAGGVNGKKIEIVEADDRGDKQEGASVTQKLISRDNVVAIVGDPTTGITKVAAPIAQKAQVVLLSAGATGTGVVEIGDYIFRDTLLDSVAIPALLDYYAKNLKFKKVAMITSDNNDYSVGMSQLFRDSAKGAGIEIVADEKIKDGDKDFSGQMTNIKAKKPDILFYSGYYTEGALLMKEARKQGIKVNMFGGDGLFSPEFIKLGGTAVEGSMSYVGFSPEQASPVTAKFIEAFKGKNNGALPGLFDAQGYDAVKLIVAAMTTAKSNDPKVFKDAIAKIKNFEGVSGTITIRNNREPIKSPLCLLEVKGGKYVLKAKVPVKMD, from the coding sequence ATGAACTTCAAGAAGAGTGCCGCCCTGTTGCTGGCCGGCGTGCTGGCCCTGTCGGTAACCGCGGGCTGCAAGAAAAAGGAAGAGGCTAAAACTGAAGCGGCTCCCAAGGCTGCCGGCGATACGGTAAAGATCGGTTTTCTCGGCGCCTTGACCGGTGACGTGGCCATGTTCGGCGCACCGACCCTGGCCGGCATGAAGATGGCGGCCGAGGAGATCAATGCGGCCGGCGGCGTCAACGGCAAGAAGATCGAGATCGTCGAGGCCGATGACCGCGGCGACAAGCAGGAAGGGGCCTCGGTCACCCAGAAGCTGATCAGCCGCGACAACGTCGTGGCCATCGTCGGCGACCCGACCACCGGCATCACCAAGGTTGCCGCCCCCATTGCCCAGAAGGCCCAGGTCGTGCTGCTCTCGGCCGGCGCCACCGGTACGGGCGTGGTGGAGATCGGCGATTACATCTTCCGCGACACGCTGCTGGACAGCGTGGCGATTCCGGCACTTTTGGACTACTACGCCAAGAACCTCAAGTTCAAAAAAGTGGCCATGATCACCTCCGACAACAACGATTACAGCGTCGGCATGTCGCAGCTCTTCCGCGATTCCGCCAAGGGCGCCGGCATCGAGATCGTGGCTGACGAGAAGATCAAGGACGGGGACAAGGACTTCTCCGGCCAGATGACCAACATCAAGGCCAAGAAACCGGATATCCTCTTCTACTCCGGCTACTACACCGAAGGCGCCCTGCTCATGAAGGAAGCCCGCAAGCAGGGGATCAAGGTCAACATGTTCGGCGGCGACGGCCTGTTCTCGCCCGAGTTCATCAAGCTGGGCGGCACGGCGGTCGAGGGCTCCATGTCCTACGTCGGGTTCTCCCCCGAGCAGGCGTCACCGGTGACCGCCAAGTTCATCGAAGCCTTCAAGGGCAAGAACAACGGCGCCCTGCCGGGCCTGTTCGACGCCCAGGGGTATGACGCGGTCAAGCTTATCGTTGCCGCCATGACCACCGCCAAGAGCAACGATCCGAAGGTGTTCAAGGATGCCATCGCCAAGATCAAGAACTTCGAGGGCGTTTCCGGCACCATCACCATCCGCAACAACCGCGAGCCGATCAAGTCGCCGCTCTGCCTGCTGGAAGTCAAAGGCGGCAAGTATGTCCTGAAGGCCAAGGTTCCGGTCAAGATGGACTAA
- a CDS encoding basic amino acid ABC transporter substrate-binding protein: MKLLRTLSAAAALLAALSLTAFAAPKSIKVATDATWPPMEMVDTNKQIVGYDIDFLKAVAKEAGVAVEIKNTAWDGIFAGLDSGQYDAIISSVTITKERQAKYDFTEPYTSIGQILVVPKTNKTAKVIADLKGKKVGAQIGTTGAMEIKKVAGVELKTYDEIGLAFEDMAAGRIFGVVCDEPVAAHFALQKKEYKDKFKIVGKSFTKEAYGMVVKKGNKDLVALLNKGIKAVKAKKLDAKIHTKWVK; this comes from the coding sequence CGGCACTGCTGGCCGCCCTGTCCCTCACCGCTTTTGCCGCCCCCAAGAGTATCAAGGTCGCCACCGACGCCACCTGGCCGCCCATGGAGATGGTTGACACGAACAAGCAGATCGTTGGCTACGATATCGACTTTTTGAAGGCGGTCGCCAAGGAGGCGGGTGTCGCCGTCGAGATCAAGAATACCGCGTGGGACGGCATCTTTGCCGGCCTCGATTCCGGCCAGTACGACGCCATCATCTCTTCCGTCACCATCACGAAGGAGCGCCAGGCGAAATATGATTTTACCGAGCCGTATACCAGCATCGGCCAGATCCTGGTGGTGCCCAAGACCAACAAGACCGCCAAGGTCATTGCCGACCTGAAGGGCAAGAAGGTCGGCGCCCAGATCGGTACGACGGGCGCCATGGAGATCAAGAAGGTCGCCGGTGTCGAGCTGAAAACCTATGACGAGATCGGCCTGGCTTTCGAGGACATGGCTGCCGGCCGCATCTTCGGCGTGGTGTGCGACGAGCCGGTTGCCGCCCACTTTGCCCTCCAGAAAAAGGAGTACAAGGACAAATTCAAGATCGTGGGCAAGTCCTTCACCAAGGAAGCCTACGGCATGGTCGTGAAGAAGGGCAACAAGGACCTGGTGGCCCTGCTCAACAAGGGGATCAAGGCGGTCAAGGCCAAGAAACTGGACGCCAAGATCCACACCAAGTGGGTGAAGTAA
- a CDS encoding amino acid ABC transporter permease, producing the protein MPKNPASHAPIEVGDGAAIPNKNDAGLFTAWRIAFFGAIFVSLYLAFAKPDPYYEIFKFVPDGVLVTFKVTLGAILLATCIGLITGLGRISDNRFINGAASLYVEVIRGIPLLVQIFYIYYALGRFVKIPDMLSAIIAMAVCYGAYMGEVFRAGIQSIPKGQMEAALSLGMSRRQAMRQVILPQAFKVVLPPIGNEFIALLKDSSLVSILAVSDLLRRGREYASETFSYFETYTVIALIYLVMTLFFSKLIGIMEERLNAGK; encoded by the coding sequence ATGCCAAAAAATCCTGCATCCCATGCCCCCATAGAGGTCGGCGACGGAGCCGCCATCCCCAACAAGAACGACGCCGGGTTGTTTACCGCCTGGCGCATCGCCTTTTTTGGCGCGATCTTCGTCTCCCTGTATCTTGCCTTTGCCAAGCCGGATCCCTACTACGAGATCTTCAAATTCGTCCCGGACGGCGTCCTGGTCACCTTCAAGGTCACCCTCGGCGCCATCCTTTTGGCCACGTGCATCGGGCTGATCACCGGCCTGGGACGAATCTCCGACAACCGTTTCATCAACGGCGCCGCCTCACTGTACGTGGAGGTGATCCGCGGCATTCCGCTCCTGGTCCAGATCTTCTACATCTATTACGCCCTGGGCCGTTTCGTGAAGATCCCCGACATGCTGAGCGCCATCATCGCCATGGCGGTCTGCTACGGCGCCTACATGGGCGAGGTTTTCCGGGCCGGCATCCAGTCCATCCCCAAGGGGCAGATGGAGGCGGCCCTGTCCCTGGGCATGTCCCGCCGCCAGGCCATGCGGCAGGTCATCCTGCCCCAGGCCTTCAAGGTGGTGCTCCCCCCCATCGGCAACGAATTCATCGCCCTGCTCAAGGACTCCTCCCTGGTCTCCATCCTGGCCGTTTCCGACCTGCTGCGCCGCGGCCGGGAGTATGCCTCGGAGACCTTCAGCTATTTCGAGACCTATACGGTTATCGCCCTGATCTACCTGGTCATGACCCTGTTTTTTTCCAAGTTGATCGGTATCATGGAGGAGCGGCTCAATGCAGGAAAATAG